The following proteins are encoded in a genomic region of Pagrus major chromosome 16, Pma_NU_1.0:
- the airim gene encoding AFG2-interacting ribosome maturation factor has translation MSKPGLLPLHQALRKSFQGLENNQKVWCGVLAECSPLMVSLGNLAEQSRALSNVQLSNTPLRIFPDLEERMRFKLLQATDTVLCKLNEKMSSLQSVRDSTSNQVSAVFQLYEQNTDSLDLPTVTERSATAPSLSDMLEWLQDAERHYREQFLRRKTLLQTLRADDLALLESAPKRWKSFECPSAEDRITDTLCKVSFFIESQ, from the exons ATGTCCAAACCTGGACTGCTTCCACTCCATCAAGCCCTGAGGAAAAGCTTTCAGGGTCTTGAAAACAATCAGAAAGTATGGTGTGGTGTGTTGGCCGAGTGCAGCCCTCTGATGGTGTCTCTCGGGAATTTGGCAGAGCAGTCGAGAGCGCTTTCCAACGTCCAGCTGTCCAACACACCGCTCAGAATCTTCCCTGACCTGGAGGAACGGATGCGATTCAAGCTCTTACAAGCCACGGATACGGTGCTGTGCAAACTCAATGAGAAGAT gTCTTCTCTACAGTCTGTCAGAGACTCCACCAGTAACCAGGTCTCTGCAGTCTTCCAGCTCTACGAGCAGAACACAGACAGTCTGGATCTGCCCACAGTAACCGAGCGCTCGGCCACCGCCCCGTCCCTCTCTGACATGCTGGAGTGGCTGCAGGACGCCGAGCGTCACTATCGAGAACA ATTTCTGAGGAGGAAGACTCTACTGCAGACACTGAGAGCAGACGACCTCGCTCTTTTAGAGTCTGCTCCCAAAAGATGGAAATCCTTCGAGTGTCCCAGTGCAGAAGACCGCATCACAG ATACACTTTGCAAAGTTTCCTTCTTCATCGAGTCCCAATGA
- the cldn35 gene encoding claudin-4: MVNTGMQLISFTCAVTGWIMAIAVTALPQWKVSAFIGSNILTSEIKWEGIWMTCVYQTTGHMQCKTYDSMLALPPDLQAARALMCLAIFMGWLSCTVSCCGMKCTTCAGDDRRAKAGIALSGGVLFILTGLCVLIPVSWTANTVVQDFYNPNVPLMHKRELGQAIYLGWAAAVILMISGAVLSSTCPLMERSGRYRRGYIGRSFANSPASAPDPPKPITSNSVPLKEYV; the protein is encoded by the coding sequence ATGGTGAACACTGGCATGCAGCTGATCAGCTTCACCTGCGCGGTGACCGGCTGGATCATGGCGATCGCCGTCACTGCCTTGCCTCAGTGGAAGGTTTCGGCCTTCATTGGCAGCAACATCCTGACCTCAGAGATCAAGTGGGAAGGCATCTGGATGACCTGCGTCTACCAGACCACAGGTCACATGCAGTGTAAGACATACGACTCCATGCTGGCCCTGCCTCCGGACCTCCAGGCAGCCCGCGCCCTCATGTGCCTGGCCATCTTCATGGGCTGGCTCTCCTGCACCGTGTCCTGCTGCGGCATGAAGTGCACCACCTGTGCCGGGGACGACCGCCGCGCCAAGGCGGGCATCGCGCTCTCAGGCGGGGTTCTCTTCATTCTGACCGGCCTGTGCGTGCTCATTCCCGTTTCCTGGACTGCTAACACCGTCGTCCAGGATTTCTACAACCCCAACGTGCCCTTGATGCACAAAAGAGAGCTGGGCCAGGCCATTTATCTGGGTTGGGCGGCTGCAGTTATTCTGATGATCAGTGGAGCCGTGTTGAGCAGCACCTGCCCCCTCATGGAGAGGAGTGGCCGGTACCGCAGGGGCTACATAGGCCGGAGCTTTGCAAATTCGCCCGCTTCAGCACCCGATCCCCCTAAACCCATCACGTCTAACAGTGTACCGTTAAAGGAGTATGTCTAA
- the cdca8 gene encoding borealin, with translation MAPRKRTTKRKDDQKSAKLEAFLQDFDNEVETRVVQLKEKINQLLKDVDNSYNMALIKLPKAVRQMCWLEHIKPEKPKSPEVDNTKREEEVAIVNSIMAEDHAVLLKSVKKTTKKKGGAKSSSEDENTPSTTRKGRATKKPPTTSKRAKALSVNKQNASIRRSTRKPLVTPARSMMDCSMMGATPLVTPRFDPRLPKTPAVRIPRHKERVYSISVNGSPIAAGNEDIIINVPIGNGESVQLLASQMDSVDLSSLDETALRSIRLLQNRLTNLCGI, from the exons ATGGCTCCCAGGAAGAGAACAACCAAACGGAAAGACGACCAGAAGTCGGCCAAGCTGGAGGCTTTTCTTCAGGACTTCGACAACGAgg tggAGACCAGAGTTGTACAGCTGAAAGAGAAGATCAACCAGCTGTTGAAAGATGTTGACAACAGCTACAACATGGCACTCATTAAGCTCCCCAAGGCTGTCAGGCAAATGTGCTGGCTGGAACATATTA AGCCTGAGAAACCAAAGTCACCAGAAGTGGATAATACAAAG agagaagaagaagttgcTATTGTCAACAGCATCATGGCAGAGGACCACGCAGTGCTTCTCAAATCAGTCAAGAAAA CCACAAAGAAAAAGGGTGGAGCCAAATCCAGTTCAGAGGATGAAAACACCCCGAGCACAACAAGGAAG GGGAGAGCAACAAAGAAACCTCCAACTACATCAAAGAGGGCAAAGGCTCTGTCTGTCAACAAGCAGAACGCCTCCATCAGAAG ATCAACCAGGAAGCCACTGGTCACTCCTGCCAGGAGTATGATGGATTGTTCTATGATGGGCGCTACTCCTCTTGTCACCCCACGCTTCGACCCAAG GCTTCCAAAGACCCCCGCTGTGAGAATTCCCCGCCACAAAGAGAGGGTCTACAGCATTTCAGTCAACGGCTCTCCCATTGCAGCAGGAAATGAGGACATTATCATCAACGTCCCCATCGGCAACGGAGAG AGCGTTCAGCTCCTGGCCAGTCAGATGGACTCGGTGGACCTGTCGTCACTGGACGAAACTGCTCTGAGGAGCATTCGGCTGCTGCAG AATCGCCTCACAAATCTGTGTGGGATCTGA